A single Rhodothermales bacterium DNA region contains:
- a CDS encoding TonB-dependent receptor, protein MVLQQRRPASDAGLPAVSFARYALLAALFLLFVGTARAQELSAELRGFVTDSYDGLPLEGATVALTVRSATTLVAGAVTDRSGNYRITGLHPGRYTIVIRYVGYEELRRSIVLEPGQARTMDVPLQQTSIDLNTVVVSASRQQELALETASSISVVADREVQADVTPSAASLLRDVAGVDYAQTGLDRREVALRGFNNSIIGETYVLTDHRASAVPGLALNAYGLMPIASLDVDRIEVVRGSGSTLYGAGVDQGLIHFVTKDPFAYQGTSFSTGGGGRGLMDLEFRHADAVSRRFAYKVVGEYARGEDWELDPDDALDRSLILAEGGALRDAGYWKYNLNAQGEYRFAERARLSVNTGYLSQKMAMLTGIGAAQTDNFAYGFAQVRLNAGPLFAQVYLNQNNSGDSYYYRQNLLEAPDSALAIVDKTRLVGAQINYDLNYFNGRGRMVVGSDLRWTQPRTEGTVYGRFENADDIGEAGVFAQSTTRVSPALDLLLAVRADYNTIAEHVQYSPRAGFVYKISPQQTFRLTLNQAYSAPGLNPYFLDLQIRQFPTAAPFNLAYQAQGAVHGFTFDDYRAHNSAAFLLPDEGDLAGAPGVFGQMVPVDRVPLVPVYQAFSTGLAAALADGTSLPAPLNAMTADQRAQFAALLGQLAPFVDGYTAGRLGLPDNSTDGFRAVSGPVDVAPLKQSLTRSVEAGYKGVITPRFILSVDAYLTRKENFVGPLLIESPMVYLTEVDADLARALEATIADIAEANPGTASFLDGLGLDAAEAAGLLGQLARDGYGDVAGFGASPVAVVQPDQATLPDGSPATSVGGLLTYRNFGRVDLWGTDIDIDWRATDRLRTFAHASFLSDNFFDYRELGEDDPALEVPLNAPKFKFGAGASYAFPFGFSARAAVRHVGGFPVRTGPFIGDIEAYTVVDLTAGFDFGRTLQGLRLDATIQNALTIVDGQLVERHREFAGAPRIGRLAMARLVYTF, encoded by the coding sequence ATGGTTCTCCAACAGCGTCGGCCCGCGTCGGACGCCGGGCTGCCTGCCGTATCGTTTGCGCGATACGCGCTGCTCGCCGCTCTCTTTCTGCTTTTCGTCGGCACCGCTCGCGCCCAGGAGCTTAGCGCCGAACTGCGTGGTTTTGTCACCGACTCGTACGACGGCCTTCCGCTCGAAGGCGCCACCGTTGCCCTGACCGTCCGCTCGGCAACGACGCTGGTCGCCGGCGCCGTCACCGACCGTTCGGGCAACTACCGCATCACCGGGTTGCACCCGGGCCGCTACACGATCGTCATCCGCTACGTTGGCTACGAGGAACTGCGCCGGTCGATCGTACTGGAGCCCGGCCAGGCGCGGACGATGGATGTGCCGTTGCAGCAGACCAGCATCGATCTGAATACGGTAGTCGTTTCGGCATCGCGGCAGCAAGAACTTGCCCTCGAAACCGCCTCGTCGATCTCGGTGGTGGCCGATCGTGAAGTCCAGGCGGATGTCACCCCGTCCGCCGCCTCGCTGCTGCGGGATGTGGCCGGCGTCGATTACGCGCAGACCGGTCTGGATCGCCGCGAGGTGGCCCTGCGCGGTTTCAACAATTCCATCATCGGCGAGACGTACGTCCTCACGGATCATCGCGCGTCTGCGGTGCCGGGGCTCGCGCTCAACGCGTACGGCTTGATGCCCATCGCCTCGCTGGACGTGGATCGCATCGAGGTCGTGCGGGGATCGGGGTCGACGCTATATGGCGCCGGCGTCGATCAGGGGCTCATCCACTTCGTCACCAAGGATCCGTTTGCCTATCAGGGAACGAGCTTCTCCACGGGCGGCGGCGGGCGCGGATTGATGGATCTCGAGTTTCGCCATGCCGACGCCGTGAGCCGGCGCTTTGCGTACAAAGTGGTCGGCGAATATGCGCGTGGAGAGGACTGGGAGCTGGATCCGGACGATGCGCTCGATCGGTCGCTGATCCTGGCGGAAGGCGGCGCCCTGCGCGATGCCGGCTACTGGAAGTACAACCTGAATGCCCAGGGCGAATACCGCTTTGCCGAGCGCGCTCGCCTGAGCGTCAATACCGGCTATCTCTCGCAGAAGATGGCCATGCTGACGGGCATCGGGGCGGCGCAGACGGATAATTTTGCCTACGGGTTTGCGCAGGTCCGGCTGAACGCCGGCCCGCTTTTCGCCCAGGTGTACCTCAACCAGAACAACAGCGGCGATTCGTACTACTACCGTCAGAACCTGCTCGAGGCGCCCGACAGCGCGCTGGCGATCGTCGATAAAACCCGGCTGGTCGGGGCGCAGATCAACTACGATCTGAACTACTTCAACGGCCGCGGCCGGATGGTGGTCGGCAGCGACCTGCGGTGGACGCAGCCGCGGACGGAAGGCACCGTCTACGGCCGGTTCGAGAACGCCGACGACATCGGGGAGGCCGGCGTGTTCGCGCAATCGACGACGCGCGTATCGCCGGCGCTCGACCTGTTGCTCGCGGTCCGCGCCGACTACAATACCATCGCCGAGCACGTCCAGTATTCCCCGCGCGCCGGCTTTGTCTACAAGATCTCACCGCAACAGACCTTCCGCCTGACGCTCAATCAGGCCTACAGCGCGCCCGGGCTGAATCCCTATTTTCTGGATCTCCAGATTCGCCAGTTCCCGACGGCGGCGCCTTTTAACCTGGCCTACCAGGCGCAGGGCGCCGTGCACGGCTTTACGTTCGACGACTACCGCGCCCACAACAGCGCGGCGTTTTTATTGCCCGACGAGGGCGATCTCGCGGGAGCTCCCGGCGTGTTCGGTCAGATGGTACCCGTCGATCGCGTGCCGCTGGTGCCGGTATACCAGGCGTTTTCGACCGGCCTCGCCGCCGCGCTGGCCGACGGGACGTCGCTGCCGGCGCCGTTGAATGCGATGACGGCGGACCAGCGCGCCCAGTTCGCCGCCCTGCTGGGTCAGCTCGCGCCGTTTGTGGATGGGTACACCGCCGGCCGGCTCGGGCTGCCGGACAACTCGACGGACGGCTTCCGGGCCGTCAGCGGCCCGGTGGATGTGGCGCCGCTCAAACAGTCGCTCACGCGTTCGGTGGAAGCCGGCTACAAAGGCGTCATTACCCCCCGCTTCATCCTTTCGGTGGACGCGTACCTGACACGGAAAGAGAATTTTGTCGGGCCGCTGCTGATCGAGTCGCCGATGGTCTATCTGACCGAAGTCGACGCCGACCTCGCGCGAGCCCTGGAGGCGACGATCGCCGACATCGCCGAGGCGAATCCGGGCACGGCGTCGTTCCTGGACGGCCTGGGGCTGGATGCGGCGGAGGCGGCCGGCCTGCTGGGCCAGCTGGCGCGGGACGGATACGGCGATGTCGCCGGCTTCGGGGCCTCGCCGGTGGCGGTCGTTCAGCCGGACCAGGCCACGCTGCCGGACGGGAGCCCCGCGACCTCGGTCGGCGGCCTGCTCACCTACCGCAATTTCGGGCGCGTGGATCTCTGGGGGACGGATATCGACATCGACTGGCGGGCCACCGACCGGCTGCGGACCTTCGCCCACGCCTCCTTCCTGAGCGACAACTTTTTCGACTACCGGGAGCTCGGCGAGGACGACCCTGCCCTGGAAGTGCCGCTCAATGCGCCAAAGTTCAAGTTCGGCGCCGGCGCATCCTATGCCTTCCCCTTCGGCTTCTCGGCGCGCGCGGCCGTACGGCATGTCGGCGGTTTCCCCGTGCGTACCGGGCCGTTCATCGGCGATATCGAGGCCTATACCGTTGTCGATCTCACGGCCGGCTTCGATTTCGGCCGTACCCTGCAGGGGCTGCGCCTCGACGCCACCATCCAGAATGCCCTGACCATCGTGGACGGGCAGCTCGTGGAAAGGCACCGCGAATTTGCCGGTGCGCCGCGCATCGGCCGGCTGGCGATGGCGCGGTTGGTCTATACCTTCTAG